The Narcine bancroftii isolate sNarBan1 chromosome 6, sNarBan1.hap1, whole genome shotgun sequence genome window below encodes:
- the LOC138737382 gene encoding uncharacterized protein, with protein MESGDDEHACASVDRDDEEPLYWNCGGMQGIPQKYDRVGKKRPRALPAHGFAGTSAADPKPGPIRKGPLQVQNSKPLQSQEKQTPLPSLPQQELPVPQGPPLLHLRDQRLRLSHMLRPNSLEFDPRNPGAGTHFGHWQRCFLNYMEGAEASDKELLMLLLVQLGDHPYSLIQDARSYQWTMSILQRDYSKGHSELHSRYRLMTRSQQVGESAIDFILSLKDLARGCNFKAVSAQEYAEDIIRDRIVAGIRSTEMRHRLLEKGMVGQDEAETIAEALENTRKELEEYSQDPGAGTNIKLLDSLAPR; from the exons atggaatctggggacGATGAGCACGCATGTGCTTCTGTGGACAGAGACGACGaggaaccgctgtactggaattgtggtggaatgcagggaataccacagaagtacgatagggtaggtaagaaacggccaagagccctgcctgcccatgggttcgCCGGTACAAGCGCCGCCGACCCTAAAcccggtccgatcagaaaggggccactacaa GTGCAAAATTCcaaaccactccagagccaggaaaAGCAGACGCCActaccatcactcccccagcaggagctcccagtaccccagggtccacccttgctacacctaagggaccagagactgcggcttagccacaTGCTGCGACCAAACAGTCTGGAgttcgaccccagaaatcctggaGCCGGCACACACTTTGgccactggcagagatgctttctgaattacatggagGGTGCAGAAGCATCAGataaagaactattaatgctgctgttagtccagctgggagaccacccttactcccttatacaggatgccaggtcctaccaatggacaatgagcattttacagagggaTTACAGTAAGggacatagtgaactccactcccggtacaggctcatgaccaggtcacaacaagtaggggagtctgccattgactttatactctctctgaaagacctggcgagaggctgcaactttaaagcagtatcagcccaggagtatgcggaggacattattagggacagaattgttgcgggcatacggtccactgagatgagacatcgattgctggagaaaggaatggtggggcaagatgaggcagagactattgcagaagctttagaaaacaccaggaaagaattggaagagtactcacaggaccctggggctgggacaaacatcaaactgctggactctctagccccacgataa